Proteins co-encoded in one Bradyrhizobium sp. 170 genomic window:
- a CDS encoding BTAD domain-containing putative transcriptional regulator has protein sequence MKTSTARFQLRVLGSIELAVKETGEPIPLQSAKMRALLVYLSAAPNFSESRRKLASLLWSRSGEEQARQSLRQLLSNFRRGAASRAADMIAFDDSTVGLDTSLLAIDRSALADWRSASEASDIRQIADSYRGDFGSEAEIGEAEFDDWLANERLRTREIAIAVFDRLVRMLAERGERAEALSVANRLVEIDPLREETQRLVIAQEAAASGRASAMQRFETFRILLREELGVRPEAATQELIEQLRRKKGSAPESINEPSGEIPDPAPLPVLPGPGASVARRTYKYAVAALILAALAVGISIGYRVWNSSADSISYVGEDSGRVSVVVLPFETAGGRNLPEVQTAGLEAETVLAFARNNRLSIVAAQGGTLPRDPVNLGRSHRARYVVQTRLKESQLEIHADINLFDATTGVSVWAGPLSVTATESASVRFARQFYRYVYTEIALHRAKTLSDAATDSIPALLWRAAAARIRTRVGNADTSEVELFEEVLKQDSNQLYGLLGVSEHYILKVAREQSQARAQDIERAKSLLLRAREQAPNLAEVAFGMGMIDKLQGKFEQAGLEFERAFLLDRTHWNAAAQAAHIKLFLGRFEDAYAQMEGVTNYLLPDIASAETAYIAGETALMAGYPERAITYLDLAISGNPTVSRIHGMRAAALHRAGRKSEAAIAAATSRSLSPTYTPEMMARRGGINASARYKSARDEYVAAFKMALAAEPTN, from the coding sequence ATGAAAACATCGACCGCACGATTTCAATTGAGGGTGTTAGGGTCGATAGAGCTTGCTGTAAAGGAAACCGGCGAGCCCATTCCACTTCAGTCCGCCAAGATGCGCGCCCTGCTCGTCTATCTTTCCGCGGCGCCCAACTTCAGCGAAAGCCGCCGAAAACTGGCGTCGCTATTATGGAGCAGAAGCGGCGAGGAGCAAGCGCGTCAAAGCCTGCGACAACTCCTGAGCAACTTCCGGCGAGGCGCTGCTTCGCGGGCTGCCGACATGATTGCGTTCGACGATTCGACCGTAGGGCTCGACACGTCCCTGTTGGCCATCGATCGGTCGGCGCTGGCGGACTGGCGTTCGGCGTCTGAAGCTTCGGACATCCGGCAAATTGCCGATTCGTATCGGGGTGATTTTGGCAGCGAGGCAGAAATCGGCGAGGCCGAGTTTGATGATTGGCTGGCCAATGAGCGTTTGCGAACCAGGGAGATTGCAATCGCAGTTTTCGACCGCTTGGTCCGCATGTTGGCCGAACGTGGGGAACGCGCCGAAGCTTTGTCGGTCGCCAATCGTTTGGTGGAAATCGACCCGTTGAGAGAGGAAACTCAGCGCCTTGTCATCGCGCAGGAAGCTGCAGCCTCAGGACGAGCGTCTGCCATGCAGCGGTTTGAGACATTCCGGATTCTTCTTCGGGAAGAACTGGGCGTTCGCCCTGAGGCGGCGACGCAAGAGTTGATCGAGCAGCTTCGGCGAAAAAAGGGATCGGCACCTGAGAGCATCAACGAGCCGTCCGGGGAGATTCCGGATCCGGCCCCGCTTCCCGTGCTGCCGGGGCCTGGCGCTTCGGTAGCCCGCCGAACATACAAATATGCCGTTGCTGCCCTTATCCTCGCAGCCTTGGCTGTGGGTATATCGATCGGCTATCGGGTATGGAACAGCTCCGCGGATTCGATCTCTTATGTTGGTGAAGACTCCGGCCGGGTCTCGGTCGTTGTCCTGCCGTTTGAAACCGCAGGAGGCCGCAACTTGCCAGAGGTCCAAACCGCCGGTCTTGAGGCGGAGACCGTTCTTGCCTTTGCACGCAATAATCGCCTTTCGATCGTTGCCGCGCAGGGCGGTACCTTGCCTCGCGATCCCGTCAACCTCGGGCGCTCCCACCGTGCGCGCTATGTGGTGCAGACTAGGCTCAAGGAATCTCAGCTCGAGATCCACGCAGATATCAACTTGTTTGACGCGACAACCGGTGTCAGCGTCTGGGCCGGGCCACTGTCCGTAACCGCAACGGAGTCCGCATCGGTCAGATTTGCACGCCAGTTCTATCGGTATGTCTACACCGAAATTGCGCTACACCGCGCCAAGACATTATCCGATGCCGCAACCGACTCGATCCCGGCGCTGCTATGGCGGGCCGCAGCTGCCCGAATTCGGACGCGGGTGGGTAACGCAGATACATCTGAAGTCGAGTTGTTTGAGGAAGTCCTCAAGCAGGATTCAAACCAGCTCTATGGCCTCCTCGGAGTATCGGAGCACTACATCCTGAAGGTCGCGCGCGAACAGAGCCAGGCGCGCGCACAGGATATCGAGCGTGCTAAAAGTCTTTTGCTTCGTGCGCGAGAGCAGGCCCCCAACTTGGCCGAAGTAGCCTTCGGCATGGGCATGATCGACAAGCTGCAAGGCAAGTTCGAGCAGGCCGGCCTCGAATTCGAACGCGCCTTTCTGCTGGATCGGACCCACTGGAATGCCGCCGCCCAGGCCGCACATATCAAGCTGTTTCTGGGCCGGTTTGAGGATGCCTACGCGCAAATGGAAGGGGTAACGAACTATCTGCTGCCGGACATAGCCTCGGCTGAGACTGCCTATATCGCCGGCGAAACAGCGCTCATGGCCGGATATCCGGAGCGGGCGATCACATATCTCGACCTCGCCATCAGCGGCAACCCCACCGTCTCCCGTATTCACGGAATGCGGGCGGCCGCTCTTCACCGCGCCGGCCGAAAGTCCGAGGCGGCCATCGCCGCCGCGACATCCAGGAGCCTGTCGCCGACCTATACGCCCGAAATGATGGCCCGCCGGGGTGGAATCAACGCCAGTGCCCGGTACAAATCGGCTCGCGACGAATATGTCGCGGCCTTCAAAATGGCCCTGGCGGCAGAGCCGACCAACTAA
- the argC gene encoding N-acetyl-gamma-glutamyl-phosphate reductase has protein sequence MSSKKIGILGASGYTGADAVRLLARHPNAEITALTANTHAGKSMGEVFPHFFMLDLPKLVEWEKVDWTSLDAVFCGLPHGTTQEIIAAVLKANPKIKVLDMSADFRLRDKDTYAQWYGHEHRALELQGEAVYGLTEFYREKITSARLVACPGCYPTAALLALVPLAKAKLIDVDDIVIDAKSGVTGAGRGLKQNTLFSEAGEGLSPYSVGTHRHAPEIEQEIGVAAGSAVTINFTPHLIPMARGELCTSYVKLNGATPDDLRTALEKAYADEPFVHVAKKGVLPQTQNVRGSNYVQIGVVADRIKNRAIVISTLDNLVKGSAGQAIQNMNLMFGLPETAGLEQIALFP, from the coding sequence ATGAGCTCGAAGAAGATCGGCATTCTCGGCGCCTCCGGCTACACCGGAGCCGACGCGGTGCGCCTGTTGGCGCGGCATCCGAATGCCGAGATCACGGCTCTGACAGCCAATACCCACGCCGGCAAGTCGATGGGCGAGGTGTTTCCGCACTTCTTCATGCTGGATCTGCCGAAGCTGGTCGAATGGGAAAAGGTCGACTGGACCAGCCTCGACGCGGTGTTCTGCGGGCTGCCGCACGGCACCACGCAGGAGATCATCGCCGCCGTCCTCAAGGCCAACCCGAAGATCAAGGTTCTCGACATGTCGGCCGACTTCCGGCTGCGCGACAAGGACACCTATGCGCAATGGTACGGCCACGAGCACCGGGCGCTCGAGCTGCAGGGCGAAGCCGTGTATGGCCTCACCGAGTTCTACCGGGAGAAGATCACCTCCGCGCGGCTGGTCGCTTGTCCCGGCTGCTATCCGACCGCGGCGCTGCTCGCGCTGGTGCCGCTTGCGAAAGCCAAATTGATCGACGTCGACGATATCGTCATCGACGCGAAATCGGGTGTCACCGGCGCCGGGCGCGGATTGAAGCAGAACACGCTGTTCAGCGAGGCGGGCGAGGGGCTGTCGCCCTATTCGGTCGGCACCCACCGTCACGCGCCCGAGATCGAGCAGGAGATCGGCGTCGCCGCGGGCTCCGCGGTGACGATCAACTTCACGCCGCATCTTATCCCAATGGCGCGCGGCGAACTCTGCACGTCCTACGTCAAGCTCAACGGCGCAACGCCGGACGATCTGCGCACCGCGCTGGAGAAGGCTTACGCTGACGAACCGTTCGTGCATGTCGCGAAGAAGGGCGTGCTGCCGCAAACCCAGAACGTGCGCGGCTCCAACTATGTGCAGATCGGCGTCGTCGCCGACCGCATCAAGAACCGGGCGATCGTGATTTCCACGCTCGATAATCTGGTGAAGGGTTCGGCCGGGCAGGCGATCCAGAACATGAACCTGATGTTCGGGCTCCCCGAGACGGCGGGGCTGGAACAGATCGCGCTGTTCCCATGA
- a CDS encoding class I SAM-dependent methyltransferase: MTRGAAVDEETLQFYRGNAEAYARRTFTSRQARLTAFLAPLPPGASILELGCGAGGDTAEMLARGFEVRATDGSPEMADVASKHLGRTVETLLFHELDEVDAYDAVWANACLLHVPRPELADVLARIWRALRPAGVFYASYKAGDGGGRDTLNRYYNYPSPDWLHATYAKAGRWNSLSIESGEVRGFDDKIASMLFVVARKGG, from the coding sequence ATGACACGAGGTGCTGCGGTGGACGAGGAGACGCTGCAGTTCTATCGCGGCAACGCCGAGGCCTATGCCAGGCGCACGTTCACCTCGCGCCAGGCGCGGTTGACGGCGTTTCTGGCGCCGCTTCCGCCGGGCGCTTCCATCCTCGAACTCGGCTGCGGCGCTGGTGGCGACACCGCGGAAATGCTGGCGCGTGGATTCGAGGTGCGCGCGACCGACGGATCGCCGGAAATGGCTGATGTCGCGTCAAAGCATCTCGGCCGCACGGTCGAGACGCTGCTGTTTCATGAACTCGACGAGGTCGATGCCTATGACGCCGTCTGGGCCAATGCCTGTCTGCTTCATGTGCCGAGGCCGGAGCTCGCGGATGTTCTTGCGCGGATCTGGCGCGCGCTGAGGCCTGCGGGCGTCTTCTACGCCAGCTACAAGGCCGGCGACGGCGGCGGCCGTGATACGCTCAATCGCTATTACAATTACCCGTCGCCGGACTGGCTGCACGCGACCTATGCCAAAGCGGGCCGGTGGAACTCGCTGTCGATCGAGAGCGGCGAAGTCAGAGGGTTCGACGACAAGATAGCGTCGATGTTGTTCGTCGTGGCTCGAAAAGGCGGCTGA
- the argC gene encoding N-acetyl-gamma-glutamyl-phosphate reductase has product MTLTDGHQPKITDKTAGAATKPAVFVDGASGTTGLGIAERLRLQNDVVVKNIAEEKRKDAGAKRALMEEVDLVILCLPDDAAKETVTLIDSMGASAPKVLDASTAFRVASDWAYGFPELTPDQADKIRAAQKVSNPGCYPTGGIALLRPLVDAGLVPADYPVTINAVSGYSGGGKSMIASFEDGSAPSFELYGLGFEHKHLPETQLYSKLTRRPIFVPSVGNYRQGMLVSVPLHLDTLTGKPDGADLHAALAKRYAGSSYVLVMPLENAATKGGRLEPEALNETNKLELYVFASEKHRQAVLVARLDNLGKGASGAAVQNMRLMLGLAEK; this is encoded by the coding sequence ATGACCCTCACCGACGGTCACCAGCCCAAGATCACCGACAAGACCGCCGGCGCCGCGACCAAGCCCGCCGTGTTCGTTGACGGCGCATCCGGAACGACGGGGCTCGGCATTGCGGAGCGCCTTCGGCTGCAGAACGACGTCGTGGTGAAAAACATCGCCGAGGAGAAGCGCAAGGATGCGGGCGCCAAGCGCGCGCTGATGGAGGAGGTGGACCTCGTCATCCTCTGCCTGCCTGACGATGCGGCGAAGGAAACCGTAACCTTGATCGACAGCATGGGCGCTTCGGCCCCCAAGGTGCTCGACGCGTCGACCGCATTCCGGGTCGCCAGCGACTGGGCTTACGGCTTTCCGGAGCTTACGCCTGACCAGGCCGACAAGATACGGGCAGCCCAAAAGGTCTCCAATCCCGGCTGCTATCCGACCGGCGGCATTGCGCTGCTGCGGCCGCTGGTCGATGCGGGGCTCGTGCCTGCGGACTATCCCGTCACCATCAACGCGGTGAGCGGCTATTCGGGCGGCGGCAAGTCGATGATCGCAAGTTTCGAGGATGGCAGCGCGCCGTCCTTCGAATTGTATGGTCTCGGCTTCGAGCACAAGCATCTGCCGGAGACGCAGCTCTACTCAAAACTGACGCGGCGGCCGATCTTCGTGCCGTCGGTCGGCAATTATCGGCAGGGCATGCTGGTCTCGGTGCCGCTGCATCTCGACACGCTGACGGGCAAGCCTGATGGAGCTGACCTGCACGCCGCGCTGGCAAAGCGCTACGCCGGCAGCAGCTACGTCTTGGTGATGCCGCTCGAGAACGCGGCGACCAAGGGCGGCCGGCTCGAGCCCGAGGCGCTCAACGAGACCAACAAGCTGGAGCTTTATGTCTTTGCCAGCGAGAAACATCGTCAGGCGGTTCTGGTCGCGCGGCTCGACAATCTGGGCAAGGGTGCCTCGGGTGCCGCCGTGCAGAACATGCGGCTGATGCTGGGCCTTGCCGAGAAATAG
- a CDS encoding PEPxxWA-CTERM sorting domain-containing protein, with the protein MKSRLLGALAGAALCSIASQASATIVNVTYQGIVTYDRDLTGVFGTVGGSNDLVGQSYTAKFTFDTSLGTSTSNPGPYADQRVYGGTGYGTTSPVISSTVTIGSVTVSVPATYIGTAATQYNTDGSGFGQQTHLARYNNSANNIYADLSSQAYVYAYDGSVPFSLTGPFTYTPTYVGYLSFNDYVYDRNLGQVIQDTYVQANVTSLTVTTGVPEPSTWAMIILGFAGVGFAAYRRGSNSVRWV; encoded by the coding sequence ATGAAATCTCGTCTATTGGGCGCGCTTGCGGGCGCGGCGCTATGTTCGATTGCCTCGCAGGCATCCGCCACCATCGTCAATGTCACCTACCAGGGGATCGTGACCTATGATCGTGACCTGACTGGCGTTTTCGGAACTGTCGGCGGAAGCAATGATCTGGTCGGGCAGTCCTACACTGCGAAATTCACGTTCGATACCTCGCTTGGGACTTCCACTAGCAATCCGGGCCCCTACGCCGATCAGCGAGTTTACGGTGGCACAGGCTACGGCACCACGTCACCCGTGATCAGCTCGACCGTTACCATCGGTAGCGTGACGGTCTCCGTCCCCGCGACGTATATCGGTACGGCTGCTACCCAATATAATACCGATGGTTCTGGGTTTGGCCAACAAACTCACCTTGCGCGATACAATAATTCAGCAAACAACATTTACGCGGATTTGTCTTCGCAAGCCTACGTTTACGCCTACGACGGCAGCGTCCCTTTCTCGCTCACCGGCCCGTTTACCTACACTCCGACCTACGTCGGCTATCTGAGCTTTAACGACTACGTCTACGATCGCAATCTCGGCCAAGTTATTCAAGACACCTATGTCCAAGCCAATGTGACCAGTCTTACCGTCACCACGGGCGTGCCCGAACCCTCCACATGGGCCATGATAATTCTCGGCTTCGCAGGCGTCGGCTTCGCTGCCTACCGGCGCGGGAGCAATTCCGTTCGTTGGGTGTAA
- a CDS encoding SGNH/GDSL hydrolase family protein — protein sequence MIGRLLIASLGAVLAYAPASATPVYSQFIAFGDSTLDSGWWKGALATPGQCDGAASPCGTGNPTRDTLIRNAIANGGTGAPVGVGLMHSEVLAGKFGLTAIPANQPGGTNYAISGSKNDVFAGTGNLYPNPNLPSTVGQINNYLTSTGGTANSSALYVFSSGGNDLSYANDTYGANFAAKQAYLTTQINAYVSKIDFLQGVGARNILVEGVQASGPLGIYYNDTLRAALNSAEVDYIYADVAGLIATVKANPTAYGFTPFTVAPGINGPTTGSACVAGAGSGWGQWCANKTTSDGTYARLRSVDSEETSFYSDDQHLSAAGQRILAEYEYGLLQTAIPEPSTWAMMILGFAGVGYMAYRRKSKPALMAV from the coding sequence ATGATTGGACGCTTATTGATCGCAAGTTTGGGGGCTGTGCTTGCCTACGCTCCGGCTTCTGCAACACCGGTCTACAGCCAATTTATTGCGTTCGGTGACAGTACGCTCGACAGCGGCTGGTGGAAGGGGGCTCTCGCAACGCCTGGCCAGTGCGATGGTGCAGCCTCGCCTTGCGGGACCGGCAATCCCACCCGAGACACACTTATACGCAATGCTATCGCCAACGGGGGTACAGGTGCCCCGGTGGGTGTCGGCCTGATGCACTCTGAAGTGCTTGCCGGGAAGTTTGGACTGACGGCTATTCCCGCAAACCAGCCCGGAGGCACGAATTATGCAATCAGCGGATCAAAGAACGATGTATTTGCCGGGACCGGGAACCTTTATCCCAACCCCAATCTTCCATCCACCGTCGGCCAAATAAACAACTATTTGACGAGCACCGGCGGGACTGCAAATTCCAGCGCGCTCTACGTCTTCAGTTCAGGAGGTAATGACCTTTCCTACGCGAATGACACATACGGTGCGAACTTTGCTGCCAAGCAGGCGTATCTGACGACCCAAATCAATGCGTATGTAAGCAAGATCGATTTCCTCCAGGGCGTAGGAGCCAGGAATATTCTTGTTGAAGGTGTGCAAGCCAGCGGACCGCTGGGCATCTATTACAACGATACGCTTCGTGCCGCGCTCAACAGCGCTGAAGTTGACTACATATACGCCGATGTCGCGGGGCTCATAGCGACCGTAAAAGCGAATCCGACGGCGTATGGATTTACCCCATTTACGGTCGCGCCGGGAATCAATGGTCCGACGACCGGCTCCGCGTGTGTTGCTGGCGCAGGATCGGGATGGGGTCAATGGTGTGCCAACAAGACCACCAGTGACGGTACTTACGCGCGGCTGAGATCAGTCGATTCCGAGGAAACGAGCTTCTATTCTGACGATCAGCATCTTTCCGCAGCAGGGCAACGAATCCTGGCCGAGTACGAATATGGTTTGTTGCAAACCGCCATCCCCGAGCCCTCGACATGGGCGATGATGATCCTCGGCTTTGCTGGCGTCGGATACATGGCGTATCGACGCAAGTCAAAGCCAGCATTGATGGCCGTCTGA
- a CDS encoding outer membrane beta-barrel protein: MKKYLLATALVGLGSAPTIAADLAARPYTKAPALAAVYDWTGFYIGVNAGVGIGRDRFQHDWIGAGSPYSFYVSPQGGFGGGQIGYNWQTGSVLGPIVFGVEADIQGAGLSDDRTNFAILGVNTAYRQKLDWFGTARGRIGIANGPVLSYVTAGYAFGNVKTDATQSALGVNSTFSTDRTQSGWVVGSGVEAALGGNWTGKIEYLYLNLGNKTDASTLFAATPINTEIRENIFRVGLNYRIGGNSAYAPVAAANWAGFYLGGNFGSGTGRDRSSLSVPAAAILETFNLAPDGINGGVQAGYNWQAANWVFGLEADIQGSTQKDNKTCVLTCTPGVMAAYDATLPWFGTVRGRLGYSVGSTLFYATGGLAYGSIKTKINTNSFVGPVTQSFSHTNTGWTAGAGIETPFTLLGLLGPNWTTKTEYLYVDLGSTSDNFIIGATTATATRSVTEHVFRTGINYHFNSPVVAKY, encoded by the coding sequence TTGAAGAAGTACCTGTTGGCCACCGCTCTCGTTGGCCTGGGATCCGCCCCGACGATCGCCGCAGACCTCGCCGCCCGCCCTTACACCAAAGCTCCCGCATTGGCCGCCGTCTACGACTGGACCGGCTTCTACATCGGCGTCAACGCCGGCGTCGGTATCGGCCGTGATCGCTTTCAGCACGACTGGATCGGCGCAGGATCGCCCTATTCGTTCTACGTCTCGCCGCAAGGGGGCTTCGGCGGCGGCCAGATCGGTTACAACTGGCAAACGGGTTCGGTGCTTGGACCCATCGTTTTCGGTGTCGAAGCCGATATTCAGGGTGCCGGCCTGAGCGATGATCGCACCAATTTTGCGATTCTCGGGGTCAACACCGCCTATCGCCAGAAGCTCGACTGGTTCGGGACCGCGCGCGGGCGCATCGGCATCGCCAATGGTCCGGTGCTGAGCTATGTGACCGCCGGCTACGCGTTCGGAAACGTCAAGACCGATGCGACCCAGTCGGCACTCGGCGTCAACTCGACGTTTTCGACCGACCGTACACAGAGTGGATGGGTTGTCGGCAGCGGTGTCGAAGCCGCGCTGGGCGGCAACTGGACCGGAAAGATCGAGTATCTCTACCTCAATCTCGGCAACAAGACCGACGCTTCGACACTGTTTGCTGCGACCCCGATCAACACCGAGATTCGTGAAAACATCTTTCGGGTAGGTTTGAACTACCGCATCGGCGGCAATTCGGCCTATGCGCCGGTCGCCGCGGCCAACTGGGCCGGCTTCTATCTCGGCGGCAATTTCGGATCCGGCACCGGGCGCGATCGCAGCTCGCTGAGCGTACCGGCCGCGGCGATTCTCGAAACCTTCAACCTCGCGCCTGATGGCATCAATGGCGGCGTCCAGGCCGGCTACAACTGGCAGGCGGCCAACTGGGTATTCGGTCTGGAGGCCGATATTCAGGGCAGCACCCAGAAAGACAACAAGACGTGCGTTCTCACCTGCACACCCGGGGTCATGGCGGCTTACGATGCCACGTTGCCGTGGTTCGGCACTGTGCGCGGGCGGCTGGGTTATTCGGTCGGATCGACCTTGTTCTACGCGACCGGCGGTCTCGCCTACGGCAGCATCAAGACCAAGATCAACACGAACTCCTTCGTCGGCCCGGTCACGCAATCGTTCTCGCACACCAATACTGGCTGGACCGCAGGCGCGGGCATCGAAACACCGTTTACGCTGCTGGGATTGCTGGGCCCGAACTGGACGACCAAGACCGAATATCTCTATGTCGACCTCGGCTCGACGTCGGACAACTTCATCATCGGCGCTACCACGGCGACCGCGACCCGTTCGGTGACCGAGCACGTCTTCCGCACCGGCATCAACTACCACTTCAATTCGCCGGTCGTTGCGAAGTACTGA
- the phaC gene encoding class I poly(R)-hydroxyalkanoic acid synthase, with product MSDVNTETQSAKTFNAEAFAMNIAKAMETSGQALAAYLKPREGGEPKDKPPSEIGEVIKTFTKVAEYWLTDTQRAEELQTRMAKAYLDLWGQAARRMAGEAAKPAIEPSPRDKRFKDPEWKSNQFFDFVLQLYLLTAQWAQELVKNAEGVDPHTRKKAEFYVQQITNAIAPSNFILTNPEVLRETLASNGDNLVRGMRMLAEDIEAGRGTLRIRQSDPSNLVVGVNMATTPGKVIFQNELMQLIQYTPATETVLRTPLLIVPPWINKFYILDLKPEKSYVKWCVDQGITVFVISWVNPDKELGKKTFDDYMKQGPLTAMDVIEKVTGEMKVHTAGYCVGGTLLASTLAWLAEKRRQRVTSATFFAAQVDFTHAGDLLVFVDEDQISTLEREMEERGVLEGSKMAMAFNMLRSNDLIWSYVVSNYLKGQAPSSFDLLHWNSDATRMPAANHSYYLRNCYLENRLSSGSMVLDNTLLDLSKVKVPVYNLATKEDHIAPADSVLYGSQFFGGPVKYVLSGSGHIAGVVNPPAGGKYQYWTNDNIRDVTLADWMKNATEHKGSWWPDWRQWLESLDAEQVPARAVGSEEMPPIEDAPGSYVKVRA from the coding sequence ATGAGCGACGTCAACACCGAAACGCAGTCTGCGAAAACCTTCAACGCCGAAGCCTTCGCCATGAACATCGCCAAGGCGATGGAGACGAGCGGTCAGGCGCTCGCGGCCTATCTCAAGCCGCGCGAGGGAGGGGAACCGAAGGACAAGCCGCCCAGCGAAATCGGTGAGGTCATCAAGACCTTCACCAAGGTGGCTGAATACTGGCTGACGGACACGCAACGCGCCGAAGAGCTGCAGACCAGGATGGCCAAGGCCTATCTCGATCTCTGGGGCCAGGCCGCACGTCGCATGGCCGGCGAAGCGGCCAAGCCCGCGATCGAACCGTCGCCGCGCGACAAGCGTTTCAAGGATCCGGAGTGGAAATCGAACCAGTTCTTCGATTTCGTGCTGCAGCTCTATCTGCTCACCGCGCAATGGGCGCAAGAACTGGTGAAGAACGCCGAGGGCGTCGATCCGCACACGCGCAAGAAGGCCGAGTTCTACGTTCAGCAGATCACCAACGCGATCGCGCCGTCGAATTTCATCCTCACCAATCCGGAAGTGTTGCGCGAGACGCTGGCCTCGAACGGCGACAATCTCGTGCGCGGCATGAGGATGCTGGCCGAGGACATCGAAGCCGGCCGCGGCACCCTGCGCATCCGCCAGTCCGACCCGTCGAACCTCGTCGTCGGCGTCAACATGGCGACGACGCCGGGCAAGGTGATCTTCCAGAACGAGCTGATGCAGCTCATCCAGTACACGCCGGCCACGGAGACCGTGCTGCGCACGCCGCTCCTGATCGTGCCACCCTGGATCAACAAGTTCTACATTCTCGATCTCAAGCCGGAAAAATCCTACGTCAAATGGTGCGTCGACCAGGGCATCACCGTGTTCGTGATCTCCTGGGTCAATCCGGACAAGGAGCTCGGCAAGAAGACCTTCGACGACTACATGAAGCAAGGTCCGCTCACCGCGATGGACGTCATCGAAAAGGTGACGGGTGAGATGAAGGTCCATACCGCCGGCTACTGCGTCGGCGGCACCCTGCTCGCCTCGACACTGGCCTGGCTCGCCGAGAAACGGCGCCAGCGCGTCACCTCGGCGACGTTCTTTGCGGCGCAGGTCGACTTCACCCATGCCGGCGATCTGCTGGTGTTCGTCGACGAGGACCAGATATCGACGCTGGAACGCGAGATGGAAGAAAGGGGCGTGCTCGAAGGCAGCAAGATGGCGATGGCCTTCAACATGCTGCGCTCCAACGACCTGATCTGGTCCTATGTCGTCAGCAACTATCTGAAGGGACAGGCGCCCTCCTCGTTCGACCTGCTGCACTGGAATTCCGACGCCACGCGGATGCCGGCGGCCAACCATTCCTATTACTTGCGCAACTGCTATCTGGAAAACCGGCTCTCCTCCGGCAGCATGGTGCTCGACAACACGCTGCTCGACCTGTCGAAGGTCAAGGTGCCCGTCTACAATCTGGCGACCAAAGAGGATCACATCGCGCCCGCGGACTCCGTGCTCTACGGCTCGCAGTTCTTCGGCGGCCCGGTAAAGTATGTGCTGTCCGGTTCCGGCCACATCGCCGGCGTGGTCAACCCGCCGGCCGGCGGCAAGTACCAGTACTGGACCAACGACAACATCAGGGATGTCACGCTCGCCGACTGGATGAAGAACGCGACCGAACACAAGGGCTCGTGGTGGCCCGACTGGCGGCAATGGCTGGAGAGCCTGGACGCCGAGCAGGTGCCCGCGCGCGCCGTCGGCTCCGAGGAGATGCCGCCGATCGAGGACGCGCCCGGCAGCTACGTCAAGGTCCGCGCATAG
- a CDS encoding MAPEG family protein: MTRELFWLTLTVILTGLLWIPYIINRCQVRGLSGAMANPSRNDKPHADWANRLMFAHDNAVENLVIFAPLVLILNAIDYSDKWTVMACAVYFWSRVAHLIVYTLGLPIFRTLAFTVGFLAQAVLALAIFKLV; encoded by the coding sequence ATGACGCGTGAATTGTTCTGGCTCACTCTGACCGTGATTTTGACCGGGCTGTTGTGGATCCCCTACATCATCAATCGCTGTCAGGTGCGCGGCCTTTCCGGCGCCATGGCCAACCCCTCGCGCAACGACAAGCCGCATGCGGACTGGGCCAACCGGCTGATGTTCGCGCACGACAACGCGGTTGAGAACCTCGTCATCTTCGCGCCGCTGGTTTTGATCCTCAACGCCATCGACTATTCCGACAAGTGGACCGTAATGGCCTGCGCCGTGTACTTCTGGTCCCGCGTCGCCCATTTGATCGTCTACACGCTGGGCTTGCCGATCTTCCGCACGCTGGCCTTCACCGTCGGCTTCCTCGCGCAGGCCGTGCTGGCGCTGGCGATCTTCAAGCTGGTTTGA